Proteins encoded by one window of Myxococcus guangdongensis:
- a CDS encoding sulfite exporter TauE/SafE family protein, producing MALDTSLLLTALTPTPTLVAGALGALTVGLTGSVHCFLMCGPLACAGLPALQGPQRRRALVAYQGARWAAYSLVGGLLGALGGGVTSVLAVSTRPYLPWLMAAALVASALELGRRLPPLPGLARLTGTVARWSAKFSSTARAGAMGAVTPLLPCGLLYGVFAVALASGSFSGGALVMGAFALGGLPALLGAQLQSSLWSRRPRLSDFLLRRAMPLIAAAVLVMRAVDTSPHCH from the coding sequence ATGGCCCTCGACACCTCGCTCCTGCTGACGGCGCTGACTCCCACTCCCACGCTGGTGGCGGGTGCGCTGGGTGCACTCACCGTGGGCCTCACCGGAAGCGTGCACTGCTTCCTCATGTGTGGACCGCTGGCCTGCGCGGGCCTGCCCGCCCTCCAGGGCCCTCAGCGGCGTCGCGCCCTCGTCGCCTACCAGGGCGCGCGCTGGGCCGCGTACTCGCTCGTGGGAGGCCTCCTGGGGGCGCTCGGCGGCGGCGTCACGAGCGTGCTCGCCGTGTCCACCCGCCCCTATCTGCCGTGGCTGATGGCGGCGGCGCTGGTGGCGTCCGCCCTGGAGCTGGGAAGACGCCTGCCTCCTCTCCCAGGGCTCGCGCGGCTCACGGGCACCGTCGCGCGGTGGAGCGCAAAGTTTTCGTCGACGGCGCGAGCGGGCGCAATGGGTGCGGTGACACCGCTGCTCCCCTGCGGCCTGCTCTACGGCGTGTTCGCGGTGGCGCTCGCGAGCGGCTCGTTCAGCGGCGGCGCGCTGGTGATGGGCGCCTTCGCGTTGGGCGGGCTCCCCGCGCTGCTCGGCGCGCAGCTCCAGTCGAGCCTGTGGAGTCGTCGGCCACGGCTCTCGGATTTCCTGCTTCGTCGGGCAATGCCGCTCATCGCGGCGGCGGTGCTCGTCATGCGCGCGGTGGACACGTCGCCACACTGCCACTGA
- a CDS encoding DUF885 domain-containing protein — MTAPRTLAALLLLSTGCTTSRTATQEAPSTQTASTLAPAQVALRTFVDAHFDEQFRRFPLSATSAGVHTYDGELRGFTAEERASHLAYLKDRLAALPKSVDRRSLPPQDRADYDILENHFRARILDYEVVRSWERNPNAALGQASNAVFQLINRDFAPLEERMRSTVGRMAKVPELFLAAQAALNNPPRIWTDIALQQAQGTRALYAQTLPQAFAPVKDAELNQAFQREQARCLAAIDAYIRFLREDLLPRSKGDFAIGEDTYRQKLLYEEGVTESIDSLLAWGHAEMKRTQGQFREVAGRLGPGKAPMDVYRELSKEHPTPAELVPTTTATLEDIRAFLIRERIITVPSEVRAQVAETPSFNRSLSFASMSTPGPFEQRATEAYYYVTPPDPTWSAEQTEQHMSFYNHHALPLVSIHEAYPGHYVQFLWTNRVESKVRRLLGSASFSEGWGLYTEQMMLDEGYGGRSGPGADKLRLNQLALYLQRLARYVAGLSLHTRGMTYEQAVRLFEEEAFMTKTNAEREARRGTSDPTYLVYALGKKMLMDLREEARVKWGKDFSHLRFHDEVVSYGYPPVPIVRQLLLGEE; from the coding sequence ATGACCGCGCCACGCACCCTCGCCGCGTTGCTGCTGTTGTCCACGGGCTGCACCACGTCGCGCACCGCCACGCAGGAGGCGCCGTCGACCCAGACCGCGTCCACGCTCGCGCCCGCGCAGGTGGCGCTGCGGACCTTCGTCGACGCGCACTTCGACGAACAGTTCCGCCGCTTCCCCCTGTCCGCGACCTCGGCCGGCGTGCACACGTATGACGGCGAGCTGCGGGGCTTCACGGCCGAGGAGCGCGCGTCCCACCTCGCCTATCTGAAGGACCGGCTCGCGGCGCTGCCGAAGTCCGTGGATCGTCGCTCGCTGCCTCCGCAGGACCGCGCCGACTACGACATCCTGGAGAACCACTTCCGCGCGCGCATCCTCGACTACGAGGTGGTGCGCTCGTGGGAGCGCAACCCCAACGCGGCGCTGGGTCAGGCGTCCAACGCCGTGTTCCAGCTCATCAACCGCGACTTCGCGCCGCTGGAGGAGCGGATGCGCTCGACGGTGGGCCGCATGGCGAAGGTGCCGGAGCTGTTCCTGGCCGCCCAGGCCGCGCTGAACAACCCGCCGCGAATCTGGACCGACATCGCGCTCCAGCAGGCCCAGGGCACCCGCGCGCTCTATGCCCAGACGCTGCCCCAGGCCTTCGCGCCCGTGAAGGACGCTGAGCTCAATCAGGCCTTCCAGCGGGAGCAGGCGCGTTGCCTCGCGGCCATCGACGCGTACATCCGCTTCCTGCGCGAGGACCTGCTGCCGCGCTCCAAGGGCGACTTCGCCATTGGCGAGGACACCTACCGCCAGAAGCTCCTCTACGAGGAGGGCGTGACGGAGAGCATCGACTCGCTGCTCGCGTGGGGGCACGCGGAGATGAAGCGCACCCAGGGCCAGTTCCGCGAGGTGGCGGGTCGACTCGGGCCGGGCAAGGCGCCCATGGACGTGTACCGGGAGCTGAGCAAGGAGCACCCCACGCCCGCGGAGCTGGTGCCCACCACCACCGCGACGCTGGAGGACATCCGCGCGTTCCTCATCCGCGAGCGCATCATCACCGTGCCCAGCGAGGTCCGCGCGCAGGTGGCGGAGACGCCGTCCTTCAACCGCTCGCTGTCCTTCGCGAGCATGAGCACGCCGGGCCCGTTCGAGCAGCGCGCGACGGAGGCGTACTACTACGTCACGCCGCCGGACCCGACGTGGAGCGCGGAGCAGACCGAGCAGCACATGAGCTTCTACAACCACCACGCGCTGCCGCTCGTGTCCATCCACGAGGCCTATCCGGGCCACTACGTGCAGTTCCTGTGGACCAACCGGGTGGAGTCCAAGGTGCGGCGGCTGCTCGGCTCCGCGTCCTTCTCCGAGGGCTGGGGCCTGTACACCGAGCAGATGATGCTCGACGAGGGCTACGGCGGACGCTCGGGGCCGGGCGCGGACAAGCTGCGGCTGAACCAGCTGGCGCTCTACCTCCAGCGACTGGCGCGCTACGTGGCGGGCCTGTCCCTGCACACGCGCGGCATGACGTACGAGCAGGCGGTGCGCCTCTTCGAGGAGGAGGCGTTCATGACCAAGACGAACGCGGAGCGCGAGGCGCGCCGGGGGACCTCCGACCCCACGTATCTGGTCTATGCGCTGGGCAAGAAGATGCTGATGGACCTGCGCGAGGAGGCGCGCGTGAAGTGGGGCAAGGACTTCTCGCACCTGCGCTTCCACGACGAGGTGGTGTCCTACGGCTACCCGCCCGTGCCCATCGTGCGCCAGCTGCTGCTCGGCGAAGAGTAG
- a CDS encoding YciI family protein has protein sequence MRFILLLKASLETESGGSASRALVTAMDRYNDELVRAGVLLDAAGLHPTSRGARIDFSQGKRTVTTGPFSAPDTLIAGFWMIQVKTHEEALEWARRCPHLPGSADAQIELRQVLEPTELEELAREPVAQEARPRAAGSRS, from the coding sequence ATGCGATTCATTCTGTTGCTGAAGGCCAGCCTGGAGACGGAGTCGGGAGGGTCCGCGAGTCGAGCGCTCGTCACCGCGATGGACCGCTACAACGATGAGCTGGTGCGGGCGGGTGTGTTGCTCGACGCGGCGGGACTTCATCCCACGTCACGCGGTGCGCGTATCGACTTCTCACAAGGCAAGCGGACGGTGACGACCGGGCCGTTCTCCGCGCCCGACACGTTGATTGCCGGGTTCTGGATGATTCAGGTGAAGACGCACGAGGAGGCGCTGGAGTGGGCGCGCCGGTGTCCCCACCTGCCTGGAAGCGCGGATGCTCAAATCGAGCTGCGTCAGGTGCTCGAGCCCACGGAGCTGGAGGAGCTGGCGCGCGAGCCCGTGGCGCAGGAGGCGCGGCCCCGAGCGGCGGGCTCACGCTCCTGA
- a CDS encoding SRPBCC family protein: MAKNIGIAIAVLIAGMVAFIATRPDTFLISRSREIQAPPEAIHALINNFSQWRQWSPYENVDPNMTRSYEGPAEGVGATYAYQGNRNIGSGKMTILESKPGELVAIRLEFIEPFAAVNRADFTLRPGEQGTLVTWSMSGPNTFMGKAMTAFGFMESFVGEQQEKGLTDLETAAKELARKSTQSARSSASPALVP, from the coding sequence ATGGCCAAGAACATTGGCATCGCTATCGCCGTGCTCATCGCCGGGATGGTTGCCTTCATCGCCACCCGTCCGGACACGTTCCTCATCTCGCGCAGCCGCGAGATTCAAGCGCCGCCGGAGGCCATCCACGCGCTCATCAACAACTTCTCCCAGTGGCGGCAGTGGTCGCCCTACGAGAACGTCGACCCCAACATGACGCGCAGCTACGAGGGCCCCGCGGAGGGCGTGGGCGCCACCTACGCCTACCAGGGCAATCGCAACATCGGCTCGGGCAAGATGACGATTCTGGAGAGCAAGCCCGGTGAGCTCGTCGCCATCCGCCTGGAGTTCATCGAGCCCTTCGCCGCCGTCAACCGCGCGGACTTCACGCTGCGCCCCGGCGAGCAGGGCACGCTCGTCACGTGGAGCATGTCTGGCCCCAACACCTTCATGGGCAAGGCGATGACGGCCTTCGGCTTCATGGAGTCCTTCGTGGGCGAGCAGCAGGAGAAGGGCCTGACGGACCTGGAGACGGCGGCGAAGGAGCTGGCGCGCAAGTCCACCCAGTCCGCGCGGAGCTCGGCCTCGCCCGCGCTCGTTCCCTGA
- a CDS encoding acetyl-CoA C-acyltransferase, protein MDAYILDAVRTPRARARPGKGALSGLHPQELLAQTLKQLPLRTGVDVSDVDDVVVGAVSQIEAQGANIARNAVLAAGWPISIPGFSLNRFCGSGLQALSVAAMGVASGAQRLVVAGGVEQMSRYGLNADGGGTDGGNVDLRRRFFQVPQGISADLIATLEGFTREELDAFGLRSQQLAARAQAEGRFLRSLFPVKDPHTGEVLLTADDHPRTDTTAEKLGALAPAFTQLGARVEGPKGETLDELALQAYPRAGAVRHLHTAGTASGIADGAGAILVASKDYVRAHGLKPRARVRSVSAVGSDPVLMLTGPALASRKALDAAGLKARDIDLWEINEAFAAVVLQTARALEIDIDRVNVNGGAIALGHPLGATGSILVGTALDELERTGKSLALVTLCTSGGQAVAAVLERG, encoded by the coding sequence ATGGATGCCTACATCTTGGATGCGGTCCGGACTCCGCGTGCCCGGGCCAGGCCCGGGAAGGGAGCGCTCAGTGGCCTGCACCCGCAGGAGCTGTTGGCCCAGACGCTGAAGCAGTTGCCGCTGCGCACTGGCGTGGACGTCTCGGACGTGGACGACGTGGTGGTGGGGGCGGTGTCGCAAATCGAGGCCCAGGGCGCGAACATCGCGCGCAACGCGGTGCTCGCCGCCGGCTGGCCCATCTCCATTCCGGGCTTCAGCCTCAACCGCTTCTGCGGCTCCGGCCTCCAGGCGCTGTCGGTGGCAGCCATGGGCGTGGCCTCCGGTGCCCAGCGCCTGGTGGTGGCGGGCGGCGTCGAGCAGATGAGCCGTTATGGTCTCAACGCGGACGGGGGCGGCACGGACGGCGGCAACGTCGATTTGCGGCGGCGCTTCTTCCAGGTCCCCCAGGGCATCTCCGCGGACCTCATCGCCACGCTGGAGGGCTTCACGCGCGAGGAACTGGATGCCTTCGGGCTGCGTTCGCAGCAGCTCGCGGCGCGTGCCCAGGCGGAGGGCCGCTTCCTGCGGAGCCTGTTCCCGGTGAAGGACCCGCACACGGGCGAGGTGCTGCTCACGGCGGATGACCACCCACGCACGGACACCACCGCGGAGAAGCTGGGCGCGCTCGCGCCCGCCTTCACGCAGCTCGGGGCACGCGTCGAGGGCCCGAAGGGTGAGACGCTCGACGAGCTGGCGCTCCAGGCCTACCCGCGCGCGGGCGCCGTGCGTCACCTGCACACCGCGGGCACCGCGAGCGGAATCGCGGACGGCGCGGGCGCCATCCTCGTGGCGTCCAAGGACTACGTGCGCGCGCACGGCCTGAAGCCGAGAGCGCGAGTCCGCTCGGTGTCCGCCGTGGGGAGCGACCCGGTGTTGATGCTGACCGGGCCGGCGCTGGCGTCGCGCAAGGCGCTGGACGCCGCGGGGCTGAAGGCGCGGGACATCGACCTCTGGGAGATCAACGAGGCCTTCGCCGCGGTGGTGCTACAGACGGCGCGGGCGCTGGAGATTGATATCGACCGCGTCAACGTCAACGGTGGCGCCATCGCCCTGGGTCATCCGCTGGGCGCGACGGGGAGCATCCTGGTCGGCACCGCCCTGGACGAGCTGGAGCGCACGGGGAAGTCGCTCGCGCTGGTGACGTTGTGCACCAGTGGTGGGCAGGCGGTGGCGGCGGTGCTCGAGCGCGGCTGA
- a CDS encoding TetR/AcrR family transcriptional regulator, producing MPHPPEQKQSTHERILEAAGGLFRQKGFLTTSVETVMRAAGLTVGGFYAHFGSKQALLIESLQRIMSRQRVDWPQGLEDLKGAEWLNHLVRRYLSRAHRDAPVPPCALPAVLSDVVRGEAELKQALAEELNLTVESFTPHLSSDERATARERALATYALCVGALTLAKATAGSPISDEVLKAARRVAMLSAEDSQVAEKRDPKK from the coding sequence ATGCCGCATCCCCCGGAGCAGAAGCAGTCCACGCATGAGCGAATCCTGGAGGCCGCGGGAGGGCTGTTCCGCCAGAAGGGCTTCCTGACGACGAGTGTGGAGACGGTGATGCGCGCGGCCGGGCTCACGGTGGGCGGCTTCTATGCGCACTTCGGCTCGAAGCAGGCGCTGCTCATCGAGTCGCTCCAGCGCATCATGAGTCGTCAGCGGGTGGACTGGCCGCAGGGGCTGGAGGACCTGAAGGGCGCCGAGTGGCTCAACCACCTGGTGCGCCGCTACCTCTCGCGGGCCCACCGGGATGCGCCCGTTCCGCCGTGTGCCCTGCCCGCCGTGTTGTCGGACGTGGTGCGGGGCGAGGCGGAGCTGAAGCAGGCGTTGGCGGAGGAGCTGAACCTGACGGTGGAGAGCTTCACGCCGCACCTGTCCTCGGACGAGCGCGCCACTGCGCGGGAGCGGGCCCTGGCCACGTATGCGCTGTGCGTGGGCGCGCTGACCTTGGCGAAGGCGACGGCGGGCAGCCCCATCTCGGATGAGGTGCTCAAGGCGGCCCGCCGCGTGGCCATGTTGTCGGCGGAGGACTCGCAGGTCGCGGAGAAGCGCGACCCGAAGAAGTAG